Part of the Pseudobacteriovorax antillogorgiicola genome is shown below.
CCTTTAGTTTTATGGATCGCCAATAAAGTTCACGATGGCAGCGATGGCACGATCTCGAATCTCATCGACTTCTTGGAGAAGTTCATGTTTCCCTTTAGGAAAGAACTCCTTGCGACATGATGTGACTTGCGCACATACATAATTTTGCCCTTCAGTTCTAACGATCACGTCATCACCGGCCTGAAGCAAGAGCACGGGTGCCTTTATCGCCGCTGCTTGCTTTCTCATCGACCAAACTGCATCAATGCTGGCTCTTGCCCAGGAAACAGTCGCCCCCTTAACAAGAAGCTCTGGCTTCTCTTTAGTGAGTCTTTGCATGAGGTCGAAGCGAATCGAGCTGTTAGAAACATTGTTCTTAGAAAAAATTTTTGTCCCAGGGTGGTGCCCTGGAATGTATTCCGTACCGTCACCCATCGCCTCTCGGACTAAAAGGTAGAGCCAGGCAAACCCTTGCGGGCCAGGAGTCGGTAAGTCAAGCATTGGCGAAGAAAGTATGATTTTATCAAATGTATTTGGACGTTTACTGGCTAATAGCGCGAAGGCGTTGCCACCCATCGAGTGGGCTAGGGCTACGAGTTGCCGGCCTTTTTTTTCAGGTATTACGACTTTGTCGAGAAATAGTTCTGCATCCTGCCGATAGGTCGAGAAGTCAGTTATATGGCCTTTTAGTGGATCTTCGAGGAGACGATCAGATAAACCTTGGCCGCGCCAATCGAAAATAAAGATTTCGTAGGGCTGGTTCTGGAGGTCGTAGATGAACTCCATGTATTTGTACTGGGATTCCGTGCGACCTGGAAAAATAACTAAGGTGGTACTCGGATTGTCTTTTGGAAAGTGACGGTAGGCGAGTTTTACCTTGTCAGGGGTTTCCAAGAAACCTAAAGACCCTTTCTCGAAGAAATTGATAAGATCGTTATAGCGATCAGGAAGACTCTCTTCAGGCAGTGACAGAGCTATGAAGGGGTGGAGTAGGATAGTCAGAATGAACAGTCGATTCAAATGGTCTCTCCCTGATCAAAACGGTGTTGTCTTCTCGCTATGCCGCAGCTCCAGCATTGGGATGATAAAAAAGGTTATTTTTCCATATGATCCCAGTATAGTTGAAAATTTGGAAGCAGAAAAGCAAAGGTAGTTCACTAGTGTCAATAGGCGAGATATGACAGCGATGTTAAGCAAGGATAGGCCCCCTTCTAAGTTTTCTGAGATATGGAGCACTTTGTTCAGTCGCACGTCCTTTCAGCCGGTGGCGAAACGGCTCGTATTCTTTACAGTTGGCATCAGCACCTGTTTTGCATTCTTGATCTCGATCATGCAGATTCTGTTTGACTACCAAACTGAGTTTCAAGATATCGAAGAATCTATTCATCACCTCGATCAAGTGAGTATCAAAAGCCTCGGAACAGCGATCTGGTATTTGGATCAGGTTCAGATTGAGACGATTTTGGATGGAATCCGAGAGTTACCTAATGTTCAGCAGGTGGTTTTATCTTCCAAAAGCCTTGAGGGCGATGTTGTTAAGGGTGAACTCAGTGCTCGTGAGCGTATAGACAAGCACTTTGACGTTTTCTATGTTCAAGAAGGCCATAGCCGTAAGGTAGGAAAAATTTCCATTTATGTGTCCCTTGATGAGCTTTACTATAATTTACTTGTGAAGTTTGGGTTTAGTCTCCTTGGGA
Proteins encoded:
- a CDS encoding alpha/beta fold hydrolase produces the protein MNRLFILTILLHPFIALSLPEESLPDRYNDLINFFEKGSLGFLETPDKVKLAYRHFPKDNPSTTLVIFPGRTESQYKYMEFIYDLQNQPYEIFIFDWRGQGLSDRLLEDPLKGHITDFSTYRQDAELFLDKVVIPEKKGRQLVALAHSMGGNAFALLASKRPNTFDKIILSSPMLDLPTPGPQGFAWLYLLVREAMGDGTEYIPGHHPGTKIFSKNNVSNSSIRFDLMQRLTKEKPELLVKGATVSWARASIDAVWSMRKQAAAIKAPVLLLQAGDDVIVRTEGQNYVCAQVTSCRKEFFPKGKHELLQEVDEIRDRAIAAIVNFIGDP